The proteins below come from a single Lepidochelys kempii isolate rLepKem1 chromosome 20, rLepKem1.hap2, whole genome shotgun sequence genomic window:
- the ATG101 gene encoding autophagy-related protein 101 isoform X2: MNCRAEVLEVSVEGRQIEEAMLAVLHTILLHRSTGKFHYKKEGTYSIGTVGTQDVDCDFIDFTYARVSSEELDRALRKAIGEFKDALRYSGSDGIGQISLEFYQKKKSRWPFSDECIPWEVWTIKVNVVNLANEQERQICREKVGEKLCEKIINIVEVMNRHEYLPKMPTQSEVDNVFDTGLKDVQPYLYKISYQITDSLGSSVTTTMRRLIKDTLAL; encoded by the exons ATGAACTGTCGCGCTGAGGTGCTGGAGGTGTCGGTGGAAGGCCGTCAGATCGAGGAGGCCATGCTTGCCGTGCTCCACACCATCCTCCTCCACCGCAGCACCGGCAAGttccactacaagaaggaggggACCTACTCCATCGGGACGGTGGGGACGCAGGACGTCGACTGCGACTTCATTGACTTCACCTACGCCAGGGTCTCCTCCGAGGAGCTGGACCGAGCGCTGAGAAAGGCCATTGGGGAATTCAAG GACGCCCTCCGATACTCAGGCAGCGACGGCATTGGGCAGATCTCCCTGGAGTTCTACCAGAAGAAGAAGTCACGCTGGCCCTTCTCGGATGAGTGTATCCCCTGGGAGGTGTGGACCATCAAGGTCAACGTGGTGAACCTGGCCAACGAGCAGGAGCGGCAGATCTGCCGGGAGAAGGTGGGGGAGAAACTGTGCGAGAAGATTATCAACATTGTGGAGGTGATGAACAGGCACGAGTACCTGCCCAAAATGCCCACCCAGTCGGAGGTGGACAACGTCTTCGACACGGGCCTGAAGGACGTGCAACCCTACCTCTACAAGATCTCCTACCAGATCACCGACTCCCTCGGTTCCTCCGTCACCACCACCATGCGGCGGCTCATCAAAGACACGCTGGCACTGTAG
- the ATG101 gene encoding autophagy-related protein 101 isoform X1, with amino-acid sequence MVHSGRRRGRGQLRRQLETPCPQAQTAMNCRAEVLEVSVEGRQIEEAMLAVLHTILLHRSTGKFHYKKEGTYSIGTVGTQDVDCDFIDFTYARVSSEELDRALRKAIGEFKDALRYSGSDGIGQISLEFYQKKKSRWPFSDECIPWEVWTIKVNVVNLANEQERQICREKVGEKLCEKIINIVEVMNRHEYLPKMPTQSEVDNVFDTGLKDVQPYLYKISYQITDSLGSSVTTTMRRLIKDTLAL; translated from the exons ATGGTTCATTCCGGGCGAAGGCGGGGCCGCGGCCAGCTCCGGAGGCAG CTGGAAACACCGTGCCCGCAGGCGCAGACTGCCATGAACTGTCGCGCTGAGGTGCTGGAGGTGTCGGTGGAAGGCCGTCAGATCGAGGAGGCCATGCTTGCCGTGCTCCACACCATCCTCCTCCACCGCAGCACCGGCAAGttccactacaagaaggaggggACCTACTCCATCGGGACGGTGGGGACGCAGGACGTCGACTGCGACTTCATTGACTTCACCTACGCCAGGGTCTCCTCCGAGGAGCTGGACCGAGCGCTGAGAAAGGCCATTGGGGAATTCAAG GACGCCCTCCGATACTCAGGCAGCGACGGCATTGGGCAGATCTCCCTGGAGTTCTACCAGAAGAAGAAGTCACGCTGGCCCTTCTCGGATGAGTGTATCCCCTGGGAGGTGTGGACCATCAAGGTCAACGTGGTGAACCTGGCCAACGAGCAGGAGCGGCAGATCTGCCGGGAGAAGGTGGGGGAGAAACTGTGCGAGAAGATTATCAACATTGTGGAGGTGATGAACAGGCACGAGTACCTGCCCAAAATGCCCACCCAGTCGGAGGTGGACAACGTCTTCGACACGGGCCTGAAGGACGTGCAACCCTACCTCTACAAGATCTCCTACCAGATCACCGACTCCCTCGGTTCCTCCGTCACCACCACCATGCGGCGGCTCATCAAAGACACGCTGGCACTGTAG